A single Phoenix dactylifera cultivar Barhee BC4 chromosome 1, palm_55x_up_171113_PBpolish2nd_filt_p, whole genome shotgun sequence DNA region contains:
- the LOC103718855 gene encoding 30S ribosomal protein S21, chloroplastic-like: protein MAASCNFFQLPFARSPAFPFLLSSHPYLPTPSRRSFALCSASLPLRPPSAAGPLDPAVAAVNPALRHANVLFFKSGYNVQVLVDDNESEEALMRRFRREVSRAGVIQECKRRRFFENKQEEKKRKAREAGRRNRRRRSGPRFFSSPSSSSAAAAADGGAAPKDDVDDNWDLPEGDLPY, encoded by the exons ATGGCGGCTTCCTGTAATTTTTTCCAACTCCCCTTCGCCAGGAGCCCCGCCTTCCCCTTCCTCCTTTCATCTCACCCTTACCTCCCAACCCCCTCCCGCCGCTCCTTCGCCCTATGCTCCGCCTCGCTCCCTCTCCGGCCGCCGTCCGCGGCGGGGCCGCTCGACCCTGCCGTCGCCGCTGTGAACCCGGCCCTCCGGCACGCGAACGTGCTCTTCTTCAAGTCGGGCTACAACGTCCAGGTCTTGGTGGACGATAACGAGTCCGAGGAGGCCCTCATGCGGCGGTTCCGGCGGGAGGTGTCGAGGGCCGGGGTGATCCAGGAGTGCAAGCGGCGGAGGTTCTTCGAGAACAAGCAGGAAGAGAAGAAGCGGAAGGCTCGTGAAGCGGGGCGAAGGAATAGGAGGAG ACGATCAGGGCCAAGATTCTTCTCATCGCCATCCTCATCgtcggcagcagcagcagcagatggTGGTGCTGCTCCTAAAGACGACGTAGATGACAACTGGGATCTGCCAGAGGGTGACCTTCCTTACTGA
- the LOC103718856 gene encoding mediator of RNA polymerase II transcription subunit 11 isoform X2 translates to MGPQGQTTSLQRLYLVEKRIVRVVELAGSVMDELANSTGARTDILTMHCREFMQSIKEIQTTLREEIKSACEYRPFEKCDYSARISNEICCKKLEYIIEQLDGMQQSIDQCKDGI, encoded by the exons ATGGGTCCTCAGGGCCAGACCACCTCTCTCCAACGCCTGTATCTCGTCGAGAAG CGAATAGTTCGGGTGGTGGAGCTGGCGGGATCGGTGATGGACGAACTTGCCAATTCCACTGGGGCCCGAACGGACATCCTCACCATGCACTGCCGCGAGTTCATGCAGTCCATCAAG GAGATTCAAACAACATTGCGTGAGGAAATCAAAAGTGCGTGTGAGTATCGTCCATTCGAGAAGTGTGATTATAGTGCCAGAATTTCTAATGAGATTTGTTGCAAGAAATTGGAATACATTATTGAGCAGTTGGATGGCATGCAACAAAGCATTGATCAGTGTAAAGATGGAATATGA
- the LOC103718856 gene encoding mediator of RNA polymerase II transcription subunit 11 isoform X1: MGPQGQTTSLQRLYLVEKRIVRVVELAGSVMDELANSTGPRTDILTTHCREFMQSIKEIQTTLREEIKSACEYRPFEKCDYSARISNEICCKKLEYIIEQLDGMQQSIDQCKDGI, encoded by the exons ATGGGTCCTCAGGGCCAGACCACCTCTCTCCAACGCCTGTATCTCGTCGAGAAG CGAATAGTTCGGGTGGTGGAGCTGGCGGGATCGGTGATGGACGAGCTCGCCAATTCCACTGGGCCCCGAACGGACATCCTCACCACGCACTGCCGCGAGTTCATGCAGTCCATCAAG GAGATTCAAACAACATTGCGTGAGGAAATCAAAAGTGCGTGTGAGTATCGTCCATTCGAGAAGTGTGATTATAGTGCCAGAATTTCTAATGAGATTTGTTGCAAGAAATTGGAATACATTATTGAGCAGTTGGATGGCATGCAACAAAGCATTGATCAGTGTAAAGATGGAATATGA